The genomic interval TGCAGAGACGAAAACATAGGGCCTGTTACGTTCCAGTGATAATTTTGTGTTTTTAAATTCAAAGTGTAGCTATCAGCTAACAATTGTCTTAAAGTTTCTTTAGTAGTCATGGTAATAATCTCCTTTTTGTTTATGGCCTCATCATAAACAAAAGTTGATGATTTGAACAGTTGAAAAAAACTATGGCCTCATTGTTTATAACAATGAGGCCATAAAAAACGATCAACTTTAGCTATAAAAAAGTTTAAGCAGGCTTGGCAACCTTTGACCACTCTTTAAGCTGTTTTTGCAAGGCTTTCTTGGTTTGCTTTATAGAGTGTTTTAATTCAAGTTGTTGCTGATCAATGGAATGAACCAAGGATGCCTTTTTTTCTCTGAGTTGTTTATAAAAAGCAGCTTGAGTTTGTTTAAAGGATTGTTGAAACTCTTGCTGCTGTAAATCCAAAGAATTCATAAAGGCTGCCTTTTTTTGTTCTGCCAGTTGAGACAGCTCTTGTTTTTTAAGTTTGAGCTGCTCAATTTTTTGGCAAGCTTCATCAAACAACAACTCGGCTTTTTCACTCAAAGGTTGATGTTGTTCTAAACGTTTTTTTTGCATTTTTAAGCGTGCTTGCAAGATGGCTTCTTGTGAGGCTTGTTTAAGGTTCCAGGTTAAGCCTAACCAGTTCATACTTTTAATAAACCATTTGCTAGGGTCCCAGTGGTAGGCCTTGATGCCATTACGATAATCACGGGCATACCAGTGGTGGAAATTATGGTAACCCTCACCAAAGGTAAAAATAGCCGTAATCCAGCTGTCTTTGGCCGAGTTGGTATCGGTGTAGTTTTGTTTACCCAGTGTGTGTGCCAATGAATTGATGGCAAAAGTAATGTGATGGGCAAGAAACAGTCTTAAAACGCCACCATAAATAAAACCACCTAAAAAGTCATTCCACAAAAAATGGGCAATCAAAGCGGGCATCAAACCACCAACCAGGCCACCAATCCATTTCCAGTATTTTTCTTGCCACATGACCAAAGGGTCATTGAGCAGATCTTGGGGCCTAGCAGCATTGGCTTTTTTAGAGGATAGAATCCAACCGATGTGCGCCCACCAAAACCCTTCTTGTATGCTGTAAGGATCTTTTTCTTGGTCAACAAATTGATGGTGAACGCGATGTTCAGAAGCCCACTGTATGCAAGATTGCTGAAAAGCACAGGCACCAAAAACCAAGTAAAAGAATTTTAAAACCGGAGATGCTTCATAACTGCGATGAGCAAACAAGCGATGATACCCACAGGTGATGCTCATCAAGGTTGCACACAACATAAAGAGAAACAGTGCAATATTTTGCCAGGCTAAACCATGCATATAAATATGCCAAGGTGTTAAAGTCACTGCAGCCAAACTTAAAATGATGAAGAACGGCGCAGTCACCAAATTGTAACGGGATAAAAATGTCTTTAATTTTTGCATAGTGCTGGCCAGTATAGCAAAAATTAACTTATGACTCTAGTAAAATACAGACCTAGCCATGCGAGCTTAGGTTGAACTTGAAAGCATAAGTTTAAGATTTTTGTAACAAAAGCCAGCGCAGTTGAAGCAGTATCGTGTAAATAGCTTATGC from bacterium carries:
- a CDS encoding fatty acid desaturase; protein product: MQKLKTFLSRYNLVTAPFFIILSLAAVTLTPWHIYMHGLAWQNIALFLFMLCATLMSITCGYHRLFAHRSYEASPVLKFFYLVFGACAFQQSCIQWASEHRVHHQFVDQEKDPYSIQEGFWWAHIGWILSSKKANAARPQDLLNDPLVMWQEKYWKWIGGLVGGLMPALIAHFLWNDFLGGFIYGGVLRLFLAHHITFAINSLAHTLGKQNYTDTNSAKDSWITAIFTFGEGYHNFHHWYARDYRNGIKAYHWDPSKWFIKSMNWLGLTWNLKQASQEAILQARLKMQKKRLEQHQPLSEKAELLFDEACQKIEQLKLKKQELSQLAEQKKAAFMNSLDLQQQEFQQSFKQTQAAFYKQLREKKASLVHSIDQQQLELKHSIKQTKKALQKQLKEWSKVAKPA